A stretch of Chloracidobacterium validum DNA encodes these proteins:
- a CDS encoding efflux RND transporter periplasmic adaptor subunit, whose translation MTWRPRVARYSRPGRHPAVWPVQMLLLIATLLTAVGCQKTTETRAAAPASDAPSPVQVARVQARQRPQTIGATGSVVALRQSAVAPMVAGHITSVAVDVGDLVSAGQPILRLDDWEAHQRLAQARAAVVQAEAAEAQLRARLALDQSPFDPRQTPEAEAARAELAAAEAEAQLAAATLARYERLARNDNITRAALDEARTNVEKAQSNLRAARRRYEALLQGLRAEYAGLRAAQSRLDEARAQVALAEKAVEDTTVRAPFAGCIAERLANPGEFASPDKPVVVLVALERVKLELRLPETSAARIRLGQEVDASVEAHPGLAIRGKVTAIRPVVEAATRMVVVDAIVANTERKLRPGMFVTAQIGLGETVSRLVVPSAAVWRHPTLDAFVVFVVEDNRARLRLVQVGESLADEVEVYSGVSQGERVIVSDPKSVVEGREVLCSE comes from the coding sequence ATGACGTGGAGACCCCGTGTTGCGCGGTATTCGCGCCCTGGTAGGCATCCGGCCGTCTGGCCGGTGCAAATGCTGCTCCTCATCGCTACGCTCCTTACTGCGGTTGGCTGTCAGAAAACAACCGAGACCCGCGCCGCTGCCCCGGCGTCGGACGCCCCCAGCCCGGTGCAGGTGGCGCGCGTCCAGGCCCGTCAGCGTCCACAGACCATCGGCGCCACCGGGAGCGTCGTCGCGCTCCGACAGTCCGCCGTGGCGCCGATGGTTGCCGGTCATATCACGTCGGTCGCTGTGGACGTCGGCGATCTGGTGAGCGCGGGACAGCCCATCCTGCGTCTCGACGACTGGGAAGCCCACCAGCGGCTGGCCCAGGCACGGGCGGCCGTAGTCCAGGCCGAAGCGGCGGAAGCCCAACTTCGCGCGCGGCTGGCGCTTGACCAGTCGCCTTTCGATCCGCGCCAGACGCCGGAGGCCGAAGCGGCGCGCGCCGAACTGGCCGCCGCCGAAGCCGAAGCGCAGCTTGCGGCCGCCACGTTGGCACGCTACGAACGGCTGGCCCGGAATGACAACATCACTCGGGCGGCACTCGATGAAGCTCGAACGAACGTCGAGAAAGCGCAATCCAATCTCCGCGCGGCACGCCGCCGGTACGAAGCGCTGCTCCAGGGGCTACGGGCCGAATACGCCGGCTTGCGGGCGGCCCAGTCCCGCCTGGACGAAGCGCGGGCCCAGGTCGCTCTGGCCGAGAAAGCCGTCGAGGACACCACCGTTCGCGCGCCGTTTGCCGGTTGCATTGCCGAACGGTTGGCCAATCCCGGTGAGTTCGCGTCCCCGGACAAGCCGGTGGTTGTGCTCGTCGCGCTGGAGCGGGTCAAGCTCGAACTACGTCTGCCTGAAACAAGTGCTGCGCGCATACGCCTTGGGCAGGAGGTTGATGCGTCCGTGGAGGCACATCCCGGCCTGGCCATTCGCGGCAAGGTCACAGCGATTCGCCCGGTCGTCGAGGCAGCGACGCGCATGGTGGTCGTTGACGCCATCGTGGCCAACACGGAACGGAAGCTCCGTCCGGGCATGTTTGTGACCGCGCAGATAGGACTTGGGGAAACCGTTTCGCGCCTGGTTGTCCCCAGCGCCGCCGTCTGGCGGCATCCGACCCTGGATGCCTTTGTCGTGTTCGTCGTCGAAGACAACCGTGCCCGGTTGCGCCTTGTCCAGGTGGGTGAGTCACTGGCCGATGAAGTCGAGGTGTATTCGGGCGTCAGCCAAGGGGAGCGGGTGATCGTGTCCGATCCAAAGAGCGTCGTTGAAGGCAGGGAAGTTCTCTGTTCTGAGTGA
- a CDS encoding TetR/AcrR family transcriptional regulator, translated as MRYPPNKATTTGHSTREALLRATVRVVAEQGLPKLTLEAVARAAGVSKGGLLYHFPTKEALVQALIETFIAEWDALTEREYARDPEPEKPGRWLRAYVRASFAELEATESFTLGLGQGDMAGFLVALAVNPELLGLIQSAYRRWHRLLISDGIDEATATAVRFAADGIYFAEGFGLAPPTGRARRQVCQTILDWIHAAAPARKV; from the coding sequence ATGCGCTATCCACCCAACAAAGCAACGACGACCGGCCACTCCACCCGCGAGGCGCTATTGCGGGCGACTGTCCGCGTGGTGGCCGAGCAGGGACTCCCAAAACTCACGCTCGAAGCCGTCGCCCGCGCCGCCGGTGTCAGCAAGGGCGGGCTGCTCTATCACTTTCCAACGAAGGAAGCGTTGGTGCAGGCCTTGATCGAAACTTTTATTGCGGAGTGGGATGCGCTCACGGAGCGCGAATACGCCCGCGACCCCGAACCGGAGAAGCCCGGACGCTGGCTACGGGCGTATGTGCGGGCTTCGTTTGCCGAGCTGGAGGCGACCGAGTCATTCACCCTGGGTCTGGGGCAGGGCGACATGGCCGGCTTTTTGGTCGCTTTGGCCGTGAACCCTGAGCTATTGGGGCTTATCCAGTCGGCTTACCGCCGGTGGCACCGTCTGCTGATTTCCGACGGCATAGACGAAGCCACGGCGACGGCCGTCCGGTTTGCCGCCGACGGCATTTACTTTGCTGAAGGATTCGGCCTGGCTCCGCCGACCGGCCGCGCTCGCCGGCAAGTTTGTCAGACCATCTTGGACTGGATTCACGCGGCTGCTCCGGCCCGCAAGGTATGA
- a CDS encoding HEAT repeat domain-containing protein, which yields MKGVPILWVLFASFCTAAAIVLTVRWLYRRTTTRRRRPLQEILRNLEHTRATRRVRAAGDLAERDGDEAKEAVDALLRRLSDPEPEVRAVVVDSLGKLEDPRASEPLRERLQDEATEVRGLTVSALVSLKDFAALPEIVRLLDDEDWTIRAWTASEMVRLGREEALETLLAARNREVWRAHLRLCDTALRVVDERAVSPLLIEMRKGKELGVRVESMLALASFGYIPDEEARLVENLVASTEETHPNLRFQAVAMLATMEMRRIEPYQQAHRILERLAVRDENALVRAAARHGLKAFTIAREQTIRSTVVPPASTSVSPVRVEMQDLATLTDNLKNATLPMRWRYVHALAATRHPKAIPPLVEATHDQEWRVRAAAARGLGLLVGVGDTDVRPTLERAAIEDEHFSVRETAELSLARIAPSSTSSFR from the coding sequence ATGAAGGGTGTCCCGATTCTCTGGGTTTTGTTCGCTTCGTTTTGTACGGCGGCAGCGATTGTGCTAACGGTACGCTGGCTCTACCGGCGGACAACGACGCGCCGCCGCCGGCCCCTCCAGGAGATTTTGAGAAACTTGGAACACACCCGCGCCACCCGCCGGGTACGCGCCGCGGGGGACTTGGCGGAACGCGATGGCGACGAGGCCAAGGAAGCCGTGGACGCTTTGCTGCGGCGGTTGTCCGACCCTGAGCCGGAAGTGCGCGCCGTGGTCGTGGACTCGCTTGGCAAGCTAGAGGACCCACGCGCCAGCGAGCCGCTGCGTGAACGACTCCAGGACGAGGCCACGGAAGTGCGCGGCTTGACGGTGTCCGCCCTGGTCAGCCTCAAGGATTTTGCCGCGCTGCCTGAAATCGTGCGCCTCCTGGACGATGAGGACTGGACGATTCGCGCCTGGACGGCTTCTGAAATGGTGCGGCTGGGCCGCGAAGAAGCCCTGGAAACGTTGCTGGCCGCCCGCAACCGTGAAGTTTGGCGGGCGCATCTGCGGTTGTGCGACACGGCGCTGCGCGTGGTGGACGAGCGCGCGGTTTCGCCGCTGCTCATCGAGATGCGCAAGGGCAAGGAGCTGGGTGTGCGCGTTGAGTCCATGCTGGCGTTGGCAAGTTTTGGCTATATCCCGGATGAAGAGGCCCGGTTGGTCGAAAACCTGGTGGCTTCGACCGAGGAAACGCACCCCAACCTGCGCTTCCAGGCGGTGGCGATGCTGGCGACAATGGAGATGCGCCGGATTGAGCCATACCAGCAGGCGCACCGCATCCTCGAACGCCTTGCCGTCCGGGATGAAAATGCGCTGGTGCGCGCGGCGGCCCGCCACGGCCTCAAAGCGTTCACGATTGCGCGGGAGCAAACGATCCGGTCCACCGTCGTTCCACCGGCATCCACATCGGTTTCGCCGGTGCGCGTCGAAATGCAGGACCTGGCAACGCTGACGGACAACCTCAAAAACGCGACCCTGCCCATGCGCTGGCGCTACGTGCATGCACTGGCGGCGACACGGCATCCAAAGGCCATCCCGCCACTGGTGGAAGCTACCCATGACCAGGAATGGCGGGTGCGAGCCGCGGCGGCCCGCGGGCTGGGCTTGCTGGTCGGCGTGGGGGATACGGATGTTCGCCCGACCCTGGAGCGGGCGGCAATTGAAGATGAACACTTCAGCGTCCGTGAAACGGCGGAGCTGTCACTGGCGCGGATTGCGCCAAGCTCAACCTCGAGTTTTCGCTAA
- a CDS encoding formylglycine-generating enzyme family protein → MTNASSVRSPHWRLALVTLGAALTLTVGMALPARPAARAQEVGTRVGTTQPARVVRVTPKRAAAVVRLSDEDRSWNAIRNSSDPNDFKAFLAKYGADSKYGRLAEQLVESTEMEKLRSKTKSSADAALIMRDLAFDEFQTVDLTPEGNLINPRVSKSEVVVIELDREKGVVLELVRIPEGEFRMGSPEGEAGRLTNEKQHDVAVPEFYLGRYEVTRQQWAFVAALPKVKDELPANPSQVDMPRARRAPRAAVPDDSTLPVDGVTWSQAVEFCRRLENITGKRFRLPTEAEWEYACRAGSTKPFAFGETLTTRVANINGEIPYGAGKVTPTAGRPLPVGSLGIANAFGLFDMHGNVWEWCQDAFVEDYDNTPTDGSAYDVLNPVYRVRRGGAATYKAELCRSAMRGRAEPERAGACPTCVGGTGLRVAILAEDLKLTDDPDE, encoded by the coding sequence TTGACTAACGCTAGCTCAGTTCGCTCACCCCATTGGCGGTTGGCACTTGTGACGCTGGGGGCAGCACTGACCCTCACCGTTGGGATGGCGCTGCCGGCCCGGCCGGCGGCCCGGGCGCAGGAAGTTGGCACGCGCGTTGGCACGACCCAACCGGCGCGCGTCGTGCGCGTCACCCCCAAACGAGCCGCCGCCGTCGTCCGGCTCTCGGATGAGGATCGCAGTTGGAACGCCATTCGCAATAGCAGCGACCCGAATGATTTCAAGGCGTTTTTGGCCAAGTACGGAGCCGACAGCAAGTATGGGCGGCTGGCCGAACAGCTCGTCGAAAGCACTGAAATGGAGAAGTTGCGCAGCAAGACCAAAAGCAGCGCGGATGCGGCGCTCATCATGCGCGACCTGGCCTTTGACGAGTTTCAAACCGTGGACCTCACGCCGGAAGGTAACCTGATTAACCCGCGTGTCTCGAAGTCTGAAGTCGTGGTCATCGAGCTTGACCGCGAGAAAGGCGTCGTCCTGGAACTCGTTCGTATTCCAGAAGGAGAGTTCAGGATGGGGTCGCCGGAAGGCGAGGCCGGCCGCTTGACCAATGAAAAGCAGCATGACGTGGCCGTGCCGGAGTTCTATCTCGGACGCTATGAAGTCACCCGCCAGCAGTGGGCGTTCGTGGCGGCGTTGCCCAAGGTCAAAGACGAGTTACCGGCCAATCCATCCCAGGTGGATATGCCACGCGCGCGGCGGGCCCCACGCGCGGCGGTGCCGGACGATAGCACCCTGCCGGTTGACGGTGTTACGTGGTCACAGGCGGTCGAGTTTTGCCGGCGACTCGAAAACATCACGGGCAAGCGGTTCCGGCTGCCGACCGAAGCCGAGTGGGAATACGCCTGTCGCGCCGGCTCCACCAAGCCATTTGCCTTTGGCGAGACCCTCACGACGCGGGTGGCCAACATCAACGGCGAGATTCCGTATGGAGCAGGCAAAGTCACGCCGACCGCCGGCCGGCCACTGCCGGTCGGCTCGCTTGGCATCGCCAACGCCTTTGGACTGTTTGACATGCATGGCAACGTCTGGGAATGGTGCCAGGACGCCTTCGTTGAGGATTATGACAACACGCCGACTGATGGCAGCGCCTATGATGTGCTCAATCCGGTCTATCGCGTACGGCGCGGCGGTGCGGCGACCTACAAGGCTGAACTGTGCCGGTCTGCCATGCGTGGCCGCGCCGAGCCAGAACGCGCCGGCGCTTGCCCGACGTGCGTTGGTGGCACAGGCTTACGGGTGGCCATCCTGGCCGAAGACTTGAAACTGACCGACGACCCCGATGAATAA
- the aat gene encoding leucyl/phenylalanyl-tRNA--protein transferase: MPILEFPPVEEADEHGLLAVGGDLHVSSLLLAYSNGIFPWPHEGYPMLWFAPAERAVLDFEDFHIPTRLARYLKKTDFTFHINTDFPGVIRGCRASVRKRQQGTWITPEIEEAYTALHYAGYAHSFEARNANGELVGGMYGVMIGRAFAGESMFYRESHASKFVIVQTVAYFQQRGMTWFDIEVMTPHMALFGAKEIPRSVFMRRLKQAIAEPAIPLPPPARDRWHRPAALVSP, translated from the coding sequence ATGCCGATTCTGGAATTTCCACCGGTCGAAGAAGCCGATGAACATGGGTTGCTGGCGGTTGGCGGAGACCTGCATGTGTCTTCGTTGTTGCTTGCCTACAGCAACGGCATCTTCCCGTGGCCACATGAAGGGTATCCCATGCTGTGGTTTGCCCCGGCCGAGCGGGCGGTTCTCGACTTTGAAGACTTCCACATCCCAACTCGACTGGCGCGCTATTTGAAAAAAACCGACTTCACCTTTCACATCAACACTGACTTTCCAGGCGTCATTCGCGGGTGTCGCGCGAGTGTTCGCAAGCGCCAGCAGGGAACCTGGATTACGCCCGAAATTGAGGAGGCATATACGGCCTTGCACTACGCCGGCTATGCCCACAGTTTCGAGGCGCGCAACGCCAACGGCGAACTGGTCGGCGGGATGTATGGGGTGATGATCGGACGCGCCTTTGCCGGTGAAAGCATGTTCTACCGTGAATCTCATGCTTCAAAGTTCGTCATCGTCCAAACGGTGGCGTACTTCCAACAGCGCGGTATGACGTGGTTCGATATTGAAGTCATGACACCGCACATGGCGCTTTTCGGGGCAAAGGAAATTCCACGTTCTGTTTTCATGCGGCGGCTCAAACAAGCCATTGCCGAGCCGGCGATTCCCTTGCCGCCACCGGCGCGCGACCGATGGCATCGCCCGGCGGCACTGGTCAGTCCATAG
- a CDS encoding VWA domain-containing protein, giving the protein MKLTRHMPKLPMFALLALLLVTPWLASEGRAQQPPTLPPQSDAPKPDGQSDDDEEAPVITLGTELLQLYVIVTDKDGRPVRNLKKEDFLLRENGKPQDIAFFSFVAPGATGAAPVSVAPNLPDSQPSSATVEGRYFALVVDDLHIAPGNFLPLKAALSKFVEKTLVEGDHLLILSTSGTLGFLQQMTDDKRVMRAAIERLAPRPQDTLQGNVGFGFSMTPYEAVLVERSDRQTIQFLIEQYIRAFPGTPPMMAESAVRSTARIIAQQTEYLTTATLETVRSAALALGNYPGRKTLLLATDGFLNDEFARNGRFRMQRALDAAARAGVTVYSIHSAGLEGPAGFDASQPGRFDPTGIAQSLASQGQQARQDAFRELAASTGGLTFVNTNDLSASFDKATADATTYYSLAYYPDKKADGKFHSIEVKLNLPGKFTIRTQQGFFAPSEKALQKAAEKKKKQDAKLTPEAIATREVKSALGAPVPPRDIKVKLASNFVSNGLETTFSTAFAMKDIAFRDANGKKVNTVTTVFAVFDLSGKTMVAEEERISLNFLPERLALAQTGWGSQTKSLKLAPGLYNVRFAVYDPLADHRGAVSQWIDVPDLSKAGLALSDIIFLRSVKASDAKSDKSQPGLGSGLPPGFVPANQALRQYKAEENLAFLITAHNVPKAKPTAGKSNLAFQIQIFRGKEAIYVSPLQRTQYPPSSDGTLTYASQVPLEGLEPGQYLLKLVAYEESTKKTAVQARSFTIDSPER; this is encoded by the coding sequence TTGAAGCTGACACGCCACATGCCCAAGCTGCCGATGTTCGCCCTGTTGGCATTGCTGTTGGTAACGCCTTGGCTCGCCAGTGAGGGACGCGCCCAACAGCCACCTACCCTGCCGCCGCAGTCCGATGCGCCCAAACCAGATGGTCAGTCTGACGATGACGAAGAGGCACCGGTCATCACGCTGGGAACCGAGTTATTGCAGCTCTATGTCATCGTCACCGACAAGGACGGACGGCCCGTGCGCAACCTCAAGAAGGAAGATTTCTTGCTCCGGGAGAACGGCAAACCTCAAGACATTGCCTTTTTCTCCTTCGTTGCGCCGGGCGCTACCGGGGCGGCGCCGGTGAGCGTGGCGCCTAACTTACCGGACTCCCAGCCGTCGTCGGCTACCGTCGAAGGGCGATACTTTGCGCTGGTGGTTGATGATCTCCACATTGCGCCGGGCAATTTTTTGCCTCTCAAAGCGGCGCTCTCGAAGTTTGTCGAAAAAACGCTGGTGGAAGGCGACCACCTGCTCATCCTTTCCACGAGCGGCACACTGGGCTTCTTGCAGCAGATGACCGATGATAAGCGCGTCATGCGCGCCGCGATTGAGCGACTCGCGCCGCGCCCCCAAGATACGCTTCAGGGCAATGTCGGATTTGGCTTCAGCATGACGCCTTACGAGGCGGTTCTGGTCGAGCGCAGCGACAGGCAGACGATACAGTTTCTTATCGAACAGTACATCCGGGCGTTTCCGGGAACGCCGCCGATGATGGCCGAATCGGCCGTGCGTTCCACGGCGCGCATCATCGCCCAGCAGACGGAATACCTCACGACAGCCACGCTGGAAACAGTCCGGTCGGCCGCGCTGGCGCTTGGCAACTATCCAGGGCGGAAAACCCTTTTGCTGGCGACGGATGGTTTCCTCAATGACGAGTTTGCCCGCAACGGACGCTTTCGCATGCAGCGGGCGCTCGATGCCGCCGCGCGGGCCGGCGTCACCGTTTATTCAATCCACAGCGCCGGACTGGAAGGACCGGCCGGATTTGACGCCAGCCAGCCGGGACGATTCGACCCAACCGGTATTGCCCAAAGCCTCGCATCGCAAGGGCAACAGGCGCGCCAGGATGCGTTTCGGGAACTTGCCGCCTCGACCGGCGGGCTGACCTTCGTCAATACGAATGACCTGTCCGCGTCATTTGATAAAGCGACGGCGGACGCCACGACATACTATTCACTGGCTTATTACCCAGATAAAAAAGCCGACGGCAAATTTCACAGCATTGAAGTCAAGCTCAACCTGCCTGGGAAATTCACAATCCGGACGCAACAGGGCTTTTTTGCGCCCAGTGAAAAAGCCCTTCAGAAGGCTGCCGAGAAAAAGAAAAAACAAGATGCCAAACTGACGCCGGAAGCCATTGCGACGCGGGAAGTCAAGTCGGCCCTTGGCGCGCCGGTTCCACCGCGAGACATCAAGGTGAAGCTGGCTTCAAACTTTGTTTCAAACGGGCTTGAGACAACCTTTTCGACCGCCTTTGCCATGAAAGACATTGCCTTCCGTGACGCCAACGGAAAAAAGGTCAACACAGTGACGACCGTTTTCGCTGTTTTTGACTTGAGTGGCAAAACCATGGTGGCGGAAGAAGAAAGAATAAGCTTGAACTTCCTGCCGGAACGACTGGCGCTGGCTCAGACCGGCTGGGGGTCACAAACCAAATCACTGAAGCTTGCGCCCGGACTGTACAACGTCCGGTTTGCCGTCTATGACCCACTTGCCGATCACCGTGGCGCGGTGAGCCAATGGATTGACGTTCCTGATTTATCGAAGGCCGGCTTGGCCCTTTCTGACATCATCTTTCTGCGTTCGGTCAAGGCTTCGGATGCCAAGTCAGATAAGTCCCAGCCGGGGCTTGGCAGCGGCTTGCCGCCCGGCTTCGTTCCGGCCAACCAGGCGCTACGGCAATACAAGGCGGAGGAAAACCTGGCGTTTCTCATCACGGCGCACAACGTGCCCAAAGCGAAACCAACCGCCGGGAAGTCGAACCTGGCTTTTCAGATTCAAATTTTCCGCGGCAAAGAAGCCATCTACGTCAGCCCTTTGCAGCGCACTCAGTACCCGCCCAGTTCGGACGGGACCTTGACCTACGCCAGCCAGGTTCCGCTTGAAGGCTTGGAGCCGGGCCAGTACCTGCTGAAGCTGGTTGCTTACGAAGAAAGCACCAAGAAAACAGCCGTTCAGGCGCGAAGCTTTACCATTGACAGCCCGGAAAGGTAG